One Malania oleifera isolate guangnan ecotype guangnan chromosome 9, ASM2987363v1, whole genome shotgun sequence DNA segment encodes these proteins:
- the LOC131163434 gene encoding E3 ubiquitin-protein ligase RDUF2-like: MRISGVQRMRIYHYYWCRHCHRSILIAAGNPPELRLCPRCLTQLPPLHGAVPATLPRRRNNRRFDSYIWEPETDRDGPVSRSWIVLQVSGLGSRPVAPYAENVDPAHDEALRSSTGDGDFELFNDQELAPNNRPAGAPATEALRAAKVTAGHIGQDSECPICKEEYEVGGEVREMPCSHFYHSECILAWLRIHNSCPVCRYQLPPPSSSSSSSSSFATPNVNC, from the coding sequence ATGCGGATCAGCGGAGTCCAGAGAATGAGAATCTACCACTACTACTGGTGTCGCCACTGCCACCGGAGCATTCTCATCGCCGCCGGGAACCCACCGGAACTAAGACTCTGTCCCCGCTGCCTCACACAACTTCCGCCACTCCACGGCGCCGTCCCCGCCACCCTGCCTCGACGGCGAAACAACCGTCGTTTTGATTCTTACATATGGGAACCCGAAACCGATCGAGACGGACCCGTTTCCCGGTCATGGATAGTCCTCCAAGTTTCCGGACTCGGATCAAGACCCGTTGCCCCGTACGCGGAAAATGTGGATCCAGCTCATGATGAAGCCCTCCGTTCGAGTACTGGTGACGGTGATTTTGAGCTTTTTAATGATCAAGAGCTAGCGCCGAACAACCGCCCGGCGGGGGCTCCGGCCACTGAAGCCCTGCGAGCGGCAAAGGTGACGGCGGGGCACATAGGCCAAGACTCGGAGTGCCCCATTTGCAAGGAGGAATATGAAGTTGGTGGGGAGGTTAGAGAGATGCCTTGCAGCCATTTTTATCATTCGGAATGCATACTTGCCTGGCTGCGGATTCATAATTCCTGCCCAGTTTGTCGGTACCAGCTCCCaccaccttcttcttcttcttcttcttcttcttcctttgctACTCCTAATGTTAATTGTTAG